Proteins encoded by one window of Microplitis demolitor isolate Queensland-Clemson2020A chromosome 6, iyMicDemo2.1a, whole genome shotgun sequence:
- the LOC103572797 gene encoding DDB1- and CUL4-associated factor 1, which produces MATTESLAKEIDVVQILRQWEEDHTSSSYDPIPTLKRLAEIIESETENYFKMDPDPFDERHPSRTDPDCNFGHILKVLFRKDNFMTKLINDYLRDSYYSRAGITGRDVRQLNIAACRLMLDILPGLETSAVFQPDNDGLIHRLFSWAEKSSEPLRSYATGLLAAAMEVQDIATGFREQNANLVPMMLRRLHMLQEDRQSVSVNTRPFASFGHNRHNFGDTENNSVPGKRKVRDKLENGVKSPNNLSFLNEEPHSVDNEMPPLKKRRSANDDEEQLSMTPIKTSDYQEMMSPPLSIPNTPNSFSTNQVTPSKTPNRATPPRNLTAARSSATRNLSHSVSTPSMLLEGNSNSSWAEMESYVIGNIQMYPPTLATQQMLILRYLTPMGEYQEFLVHVFEQNALELILKYINVRETKDSRLAFEALKYLASLLCHKKFSIEFLAANGLDKLLDVPRPSVAATGVSICLYYLAYCEDALERVCQKSNVIISNLVTYALWLLERSHDSGRCHATMFFGCSFPFKVILEEFDAQDGLRKLFNVISTLPILNIEDESSINDDEECASRQIVRHVAVALKKYIEAHLYLKAEQLQRVENARTEVEPCQPLLPHKPCKFKNEEEVQEKVELLQKLMNVRAHWPPVEKLYELGSITLLLQIIAFSRDWIYSNRAYMTSSAETVRSCLDVIAVCTVVPKVMLLLCDRVDMQDPSMTMPINVLLAAAEGDIIPDAEVQRAALRTIVNCVCAPIHRVSGTVGRYSVTGSAKKKTNVYNGEELIQKVWSSVRSNNGIMFLLQLMTVKTPITDADSIRALACRALAGLARSEKVRQIISKLSMFTDGQLQLLMKNPIHNEKRQEHVMFQKYALELIERVSGKAKPTGAEYEISLASLHRANVIAQTRIQYDRQQLNQLIYQHLVSEGLDRVATELQRAVNLDTHAIMKPVTSYQPFTYSSPAPSVVTRPGFSPVPPVYIYNTSRNNQRDTFNRSNNMQTPPSSSRFISHTASTPTTPGVRMKLSDSLSTQTPITTNQPIKLQINQKKHQQDKNNSSMTLGQSLQTPSSRSLQKQTSRDPGAVVSGSDLPITSLTSPSITLDSIITEYLTNQHALCKNPMVTCPKFNLFQPHKCPDPRPKSSAATNITVRATRRQFGIDDRRLDRRYIYSRFCPVKTFRPTDVEGTFTCCTFSPDQQSLMLGTYSGDVKMFNVHTGIEEASYQCHESYVYHMECNKRGDLLLTSTVWRRPMSALWSIGVFFDMKMPIEAEDYVEFSKLQDKIIGTQNESATIYDIATGKLISTLTPSISSNRYTKNRATFSMNDELVLSDGILWDVNSGKEIHKFDKLNQALNGVFHPNGTEVIANTEVWDLRTFHLLNTVPSLDQMKVIFSPINHVIYASLFDQDTDDESSYVTSFKTLDALDYSNIATYDVKRGIYSLACNKYDTQIAIVENQGDFDSVQESCVRLYDVGRRRDDEDEADEDDDEEDLDASDDDGSNSGSDDNNADDADNADQAGDDNADDQNINDGEDNDDEDDDDDDDDDDDDSLDGDDSPNESVDYDPNSPDYSLSDIDDFEILYP; this is translated from the exons atggctACGACAGAGTCACTTGCTAAAGAAATAGATGTAGTTCAAATATTAAGGCAATGGGAAGAAGACCATACGTCATCGTCATACGATCCAATACCTACACTCAAAAGATTAGCTGAAATAATTGAATCGGAGACTGAAAACTACTTCAAGATGGATCCAGATCCGTTTGATGAACGACATCCATCTCGTACTGATCCTGATTGCAATTTTGGTCACATTCTTAAGGTTTTATTTcgtaaagataattttatgactaag cttaTAAATGACTATTTAAGAGATTCTTATTACTCGAGAGCAGGAATAACTGGCCGCGACGTGCGTCAATTAAATATAGCGGCATGCAGACTCATGCTGGATATACTACCAGGATTAGAAACATCAGCAGTCTTTCAGCCAGACAACGATGGTCTTATTCACCGACTGTTTTCCTGGGCAGAAAAGAGCTCCGAACCGCTGAGGAGCTACGCAACGGGTTTGCTAGCAGCCGCAATGGAAGTCCAAGACATAGCTACGGGTTTTCGGGAGCAGAATGCCAACTTGGTGCCGATGATGCTCCGACGTCTTCATATGCTTCAAGAAGATCGTCAATCTGTATCAGTAAACACACGTCCCTTTGCAAGTTTTGGTCACAATCGCCATAATTTCGGGGACACGGAGAACAATAGTGTGCCGGGTAAAAGAAAAGTACGCGATAAATTAGAAAACGGCGTAAAGAGTCCCAACAATTTGAGTTTTCTCAATGAAGAGCCTCACAGTGTTGACAACGAAATGCCTCCATTGAAAAAACGTAGAAGTGCCAATGATGATGAAGAACAGCTCAGCATGACACCTATCAAGACAAGTGATTATCAAGAAATGATGTCACCACCATTATCGATACCCAATACACCAAATTCATTCTCCACAAATCAAGTTACACCATCAAAGACACCAAATCGTGCTACACCACCACGAAATTTGACAGCTGCCCGTTCAAGTGCCACTCGTAATCTTTCTCACAGTGTCAGCACTCCGTCGATGCTTCTAGAGggtaattcaaattcttcatgGGCAGAAATGGAATCATATGTAATAGGAAATATTCAAATGTATCCACCAACATTAGCGACTCAGCAGATGCTTATTTTACGTTATCTAACACCTATGGGAGAATATCAAGAATTTTTAGTTCATGTGTTTGAGCAAAATGCGCTGGAACTTAttctcaaatatataaatgtccGTGAGACTAAAGACAGTCGTTTAGCGTTTGAAGCGCTAAAGTATCTGGCCTCACTGCTGTGTCacaaaaaattctcaattgaATTTTTGGCAGCTAATGGACTAGACAAACTGCTAGATGTGCCAAGGCCCAGTGTAGCTGCGACAGGTGTTTCAATATGTCTTTATTATTTAGCTTATTGTGAGGATGCGCTGGAACGAGTGTGCCAGAAGTCAAACgtgataatttcaaatttagtgACTTACGCGCTCTGGCTGCTGGAGCGCAGCCATGACTCTGGTAGATGTCACGCTACCATGTTCTTCGGTTGTTCTTTTCCTTTCAAAGTTATTCTTGAAGAATTCGATGCTCAAGACGGTCTGCGTAAGCTCTTTAACGTCATCTCTACCCTACCAATCCTCAATATCGAGGACGAATCGTCTATCAACGATGACGAAGAGTGTGCGTCCCGTCAAATAGTCCGTCACGTCGCTGTAGCTCTTAAGAAATATATCGAGGCGCACTTGTATCTCAAAGCAGAGCAACTTCAGCGAGTGGAGAATGCGCGCACAGAGGTCGAGCCCTGTCAGCCACTACTGCCACACAAaccttgtaaatttaaaaacgaagAAGAAGTGCAGGAGAAAGTTGAGTTGCTACAAAAACTAATGAACGTACGTGCTCACTGGCCTCCAGTTGAAAAACTCTATGAACTAGGTTCTATAACTTtgttattacaaataatagcATTTTCACGTGACTGGATTTACAGTAATCGCGCGTACATGACATCAAGCGCTGAAACTGTTCGTTCGTGTCTTGATGTTATTGCAGTGTGTACTGTGGTGCCAAAAGTAATGCTATTGCTGTGTGATCGTGTTGATATGCAAGACCCCTCAATGACAATGCCAATTAATGTACTCCTTGCTGCAGCTGAGGGTGATATAATTCCAGACGCAGAAGTTCAACGTGCGGCTTTACGTACAATCGTTAATTGTGTATGTGCTCCAATTCATAGAGTATCGGGTACAGTAGGACGTTACTCGGTTACTGGATCAgctaaaaaaaagacaaacgTCTATAATGGCGAAGAATTGATCCAAAAAGTCTGGTCGAGTGTTAGATCCAACAATGGTATAATGTTCCTGCTTCAACTGATGACAGTCAAGACACCTATCACCGACGCTGACAGTATCCGTGCTTTGGCTTGTCGTGCGCTCGCTGGCTTAGCACGCAGCGAAAAGGTTCGTCAAATTATCAGTAAATTGTCAATGTTTACCGATGGACAGCTTCAATTGTTGATGAAAAATCCAATTCACAATGAAAAACGTCAGGAGCACGTGATGTTCCAAAAATACGCATTAGAATTAATCGAACGAGTATCAGGTAAAGCTAAACCCACTGGTGCCGAGTATGAAATATCTTTAGCAAGTTTACATCGTGCAAATGTTATTGCACAGACACGAATACAGTACGACAGACagcaattaaatcaattaatttatcagcaTTTAGTGTCTGAAGGATTGGATCGCGTGGCAACGGAACTTCAGCGTGCGGTTAATTTAGACACTCACGCAATAATGAAACCCGTTACTTCGTATCAGCCATTTACGTATAGCAGTCCTGCGCCATCAGTGGTAACCCGTCCAGGATTTTCACCCGTTCCACCGGTCTACATTTACAACACCAGTCGTAACAACCAACGTGACACTTTTAATCGGTCAAATAACATGCAAACTCCACCGTCATCATCACGTTTTATCTCACATACTGCCAGCACACCGACAACTCCAGGTGTTCGTATGAAATTATCCGACAGTCTCAGTACTCAGACACCAATTACCACTAATCAGCCAATAAAACtccaaataaatcaaaagaaGCATCagcaagataaaaataattcttcaaTGACACTAGGCCAGTCATTACAAACACCCTCTAGCAGATCTTTACAGAAACAAACATCACGAGATCCTGGAGCTGTTGTAAGTGGATCAGACTTACCCATAACATCATTGACGTCACCATCAATCACCTTGGACTCGATAATAACTGAGTACCTGACGAATCAACACGCGCTTTGCAAAAATCCAATGGTGACCTGTCCCAAGTTCAATCTCTTCCAGCCACACAAGTGTCCCGATCCACGACCTAAGAGTTCAGCAGCGACGAATATTACCGTACGCGCAACACGCAGACAGTTTGGTATAGACGACAGGCGTCTCGATCGACGGTATATTTACAGCAGATTCTGTCCAGTAAAAACTTTTCGTCCCACCGATGTCGAGGGTACCTTCACATGCTGCACATTTTCCCCAGACCAGCAGTCTCTCATGCTCGGTACCTACTCTGGGGACGTTAAAATGTTCAACGTTCACACGGGGATTGAAGAAGCCTCGTATCAGTGCCACGAGTCGTATGTTTACCATATGGAGTGCAATAAACGCGGTGATTTATTACTTACTTCGACTGTCTGGAGACGGCCCATGTCTGCTTTGTGGAGCATCGGGGTTTTCTTTGATATGAAAATGCCAATCGAAGCCGAGGATTATGTCGAGTTCAGTAAATTACAGGACAAAATAATCGGTACTCAAAATGAAAGCGCAACAATATACGATATTGCAACGGGTAAATTAATTAGCACATTGACACCATCGATATCATCAAACAGATACACCAAAAATCGTGCAACCTTCAGTATGAATGATGAGTTAGTTCTCAGTGACGGTATACTCTGGGATGTTAACTCTGGGAAAGAGATCCACaagtttgataaattaaatcaagcACTGAATGGAGTTTTTCACCCAAATGGTACTGAAGTTATTGCAAATACTGAAGTTTGGGATCTCAGAACATTCCATTTGCTCAATACTGTCCCGTCATTGGATCAGATGAAAGTTATTTTCTCTCCAATAAATCATGTTATCTATGCGTCACTATTTGACCAAGACACTGATGATGAGTCTAGTTACGTAACGTCTTTTAAAACTCTAGATGCGTTGGATTACTCCAACATCGCGACCTACGATGTAAAGAGAGGAATTTACAGTCTTGCTTGCAATAAATACGATACGCAGATAGCCATTGTCGAGAATCAGGGGGACTTTGACAGTGTCCAGGAGTCTTGCGTCAGACTTTACGATGTCGGTAGACGACGcgatgatgaagatgaagCTGACGAAGACGACGATGAAGAAGATTTAGATGCCAGCGACGACGATGGCTCTAACTCTGGTTCCGATGACAACAACGCCGAtg ATGCCGATAATGCCGACCAAGCCGGTGATGACAACGCGGATGATCAGAATATAAATGACGGCGAGGACAATGACGACGAGGACGACGAtgatgacgacgacgacgacgacgacgataGTCTTGATGGAGATGATTCACCCAACGAGAGCGTCGACTATGATCCCAACTCGCCTGACTACTCGCTCTCCGATATCGatgattttgaaattctttACCCGTAA